The Entelurus aequoreus isolate RoL-2023_Sb linkage group LG08, RoL_Eaeq_v1.1, whole genome shotgun sequence genome segment tatatatatatatatatatatatatatatatatatatatatatacacatgtatacacacacacatacacagtggcctagtggttagagtgtccgccctgagatgggtaggttgtgagttcaaatcccggccgagtcataccaaagactataaaaatgggagccattacctccctgcttgggcactcagcatcaagggttggaatttgggggttaaatcaccaaaaatgatttccgggcgcggctaccgctgctgttcactgctcccctcacctcccagggggtgatcaagggtgatgggtcaaatgcagagaataatttcgccacacctcgtgtgtgtgtgtgtgtgtgagacaatcattggtactttaactttaactttatatgatTTGCAacttttttattacataaaaCGGACTAAACTGGCCACAAAATGAACAACAACgggattgatttttcaaaaatgattctaaagattgaaagttgtcaTCAATCCCAatccgaagcacccacgggatggGGGCCTATGCCCAGCAACACGGGATGGGGGCCTATGCCCAGCAACACGGGATGGGGGCCTATGCACAGCAACACGGGATGGGGGCCTATGCACAGCAACACGGGATGGGGGCCTATGTACAGCAACACGGGATGGGGGCCTATGCACCAGCAACACGGGATGGGGGCCTATGCACAGCAACACGGGATGGGGGCCTATGCCCAGCAACACGGGATGGGGGCCTATGCACAGCAACACGGGATGGGGGCCTATGCCCAGCAACACGGGATGGGGGCCTATGTACAGCAACACGGGATGGGGGCCTATGTACAGCAACACGGGATGGGGGCCTATGCCCAGCAACACGGGATGGGGGGCCTATGCACAGCAACACGGGATGGGGGCCTATGCACAGCAACACGGGATGGGGGCCTATGCCCAGCAACACGGGATGGGGGCCTATGCACAGCAACACGGGATGGGGGCCTATGCCCAGCAACACGGGATGGGGGCCTATGCACAGCAACACGGGATGGGGGCCCTATGCCCAGCAACACGGGATGGGGGCCTATGTACAGCAACACGGGATGGGGGCCTATGCACAGCAACACGGGATGGGGGCCTATGCACAGCAACACGGGATGGGGGCCTATGCACAGCAACACGGGATGGGGGCCTATGCACAGCCACACAGGATGGGGGCCTATGTACAGCAACACGGGATGGGGGCCTATGCACAGCAACACGGGATGGGGGCCTATGTACAGCAACACGTTCGCCACCACACTCACTGGCCCCGATGTGATCAGAGGCCATAATGCAATACCGAGCGTAAGAATGACAAGAAAGCACGTTATTATGATGTCAGCCAGCTCTTCCTCTTACTCCACTGTTGCCATGGCGAAGACTTGAACTGACTCACCCGATCGTCCACAAGGCTCCCGACGCACAGGCACGCCACTTTTCATTTGCACGATCCGGACGTGTTATTGATCGATATCTTAATCTCTGTGAAGTCGTCTTTGTGCCGACGTGGGGGAGGTGGAGAAATCCTTCACAGCGATGAAGGGCGATGAAATAAACGCAGCAGAAAGCCCCAAACGCAGCAGAAAGCCCCAAGCGCTCATTCACACAGAGTAAagaccctttgagacacttgtgattataaataaactttgattgattgagtgacaTGACCTGTGCGCTAATTGGAAACAATTAGAGGAGTGTTCACACCAAATGAAGAGCTTGTCTTACAGGGGAAAACTCACTTTTAGAGCTATTTAGTTACcaataaggtgcactgccgaccaatggtctattttctatcttttttcatatataaggcgcaccagattataaggcgcattaacctcttaaggcccaagctgtttgtttacatgcttttgtttatttctctttgctatttgggcttattggaccctaagtagaataaaaactaagaatcatcttttgatatgatgcacttagtccaaacttcatgtgtagtgacatgctaattcttatttttactttttttttttttttttacaaattccattgtatgttatactcttctgacaccaccagatggcagtataagtgtccacataagtggccataagaccccaattcagtagtgtacacaattttggaaataagagctaaaaggtgctgttcacgcatgtggccactaagcctttagaggttaaagaagttaccgtattttccggaccatagggcgcaccggattgtaaggcacactgccgaccaatggtctattttcgatcttttttcatatataaggcgcaccggattataaggcgcattaacctcttaaggcccaagttgtttgcttttttttatttctctttgctatttaggcttattggaccctaattagaataaaaactaagaatcatcttttgatatgatgtacttagtccataagtacacaaacgtgtacttcatgtgtagtgacatgctaattcttatttttacactttttttcccttccaaattccattgtatgttatactcttctgacaccaccagatggcagtataagtgtccacataagtggccataagaccccaattcagtagtgtacaccattttggaaataagagctaaaaggtgctaaGCCTTTAGAGCTTTTAAAGaagtcatgttattattatttttttctaaatgtaaaacacgtccttgtggtctccatcagtgtttttcaaccttttttgagccacatcacattttttgcgttgaaaaaatgcggagacacaccaccagcagaaatcattcaaaaaaacgaaactcagttgacagtaaaaagtcgttgttgcaattgttggatatgactttaaacctgcaacctgctcagtggcctcgtggttagagtgtccgccctgaggtcggtaggttgtgagtccaaaccgagtcataccaaagactataaaaatgggacccattgcctctctgcttggcactcagcatcaaggatgtacattgtggacgccgtctttgctccgcagtaagtctttgctgtcatccagcattctgtttttgcttactttgtagccagttcagttttagtttggttctgcgtagccttccctaagcttcaatgccttttcttaggggcactcaccttttgtttatttttgctttaagcattagatacctttttacctgcacactgcctcccactgtttcccacatctacaaagcaattagttaccggctgccacctactgatatggaagagtattacacggttacttaaTAACGCCTTTATTATGTAACTCTGTTTATCCTTAAATTGCCAATAAGTTGATGGATGTGCTTTTAATTCACAGCATAGCTGTATAGGACTACTTTGCATTGATATCAATTAGGGTTGGGCGATAAATACGATATAAATGATGTATAATTTGGCCGACCATAGAGCTTCTCATACTATTGTCATATTGTTAGCGACACATTCCGGCTGTGTCACGCAAAGTTGACAGCGACAAGCCGCGCCCTCAAAGCTTTGGATGTGAGAGTCTTGTGATTGAAGGCTTTATCAAATCAAATctaactttatttatgtagcacttttcatacacaggcaagtggcaaacaaagtgctgtacaaaaaaagaaattgaagagaaaaaaaatacacacacacatgcacgcacgcacacacgcacacacacacacacacacacacacacacacacacacacacacacacacacacacacacacacacacacacacacacacacacacacacacacacacacacacacacacacacacacacacacacacacacacacacacacacacacacacacacacacacacacagccctattgacaataacaaagaaaaaaaatgtggcattgaggatttgaggaaaaaacacaacatttgagGAGAATAACTAACATTTAAAGCCATCTAAAACAGTACAACacatatgataaaatatatgtaaaaaatacaatacgaataatataaatattacattaataagttaataaaaacataacattgagataaggctgaaacgacgcgtcgacgtcatcggttacgtaaatacgtcgacgccgtttttgtgcgtcgacgagtggcatatttacgtcacactaccgtcatggcggagcgcaaagcagacgatgcgagcgaggggaaaaaaagcatgccaaaagtggtcaaaagtgtggaagtatttcaatgaacggcctaataatgttgttgtatgcacactgtggggagcggaaatggcctatcatagcagcacaacggctaggAACCAACATTTGAAAAGTTAACACCCGACAGCGTTCTTGCCATCACCATCAACCACCCGACAGCGTTCTTGCCATCACCATCAACCACCCGACAGCGTTCTTGCCATCACCATCAACCACCCGACAGCGTTCTTGCCATCACCATCAACCACCCGACAGCGTTCTTGCCATCACCATCAAGCACCCGACAGCGTTCTTGCCATCACCATCAACCACCCGACAGCGTTCTTGCCATCACCATCAACCACCCGACAGCATTCTTGCCATCACCATCAAGCACCCGACAGCGTTCTTGCCATCACCATCAACCACCCGACAGCGTTCTTGCCATCACCATCAACCACCTGACAGCGTTCTTGCCATCACCATCAACCACCCGACAGCGTTCTTGCCATCACCATCAACCACCCGACAGCGTTCTTGCCATCACCATCAACCACCCGACAGCGTTCTTGCCATCACCATCAACCACCCGACAGCGTTCTTGCCATCACCATCAACCACCCGACAGCGTTCTTGCCATCACCATCAAGCAGTCAATCGTCCGTGTGATTATACCATTACACAAAAAcgtgaatgtgtcatttgtatctgtgtTGTAAATTCATAAACTAAAGCAGCGTGTGGCTCTGAGAGACACGTCTGGCGTGCTtgttcagtgtttacaaagtcCTCTTTAACGCTAACGTTAATTAGTTGTGCAAATACCTTTTACAACATTAACAGTTACATATACTTTGTACAAACCAACTATTAACTTTCACTTTAATcatactatcatcatcatcatcggtcttacctctcagttccagccacatccaccccttctgagcgctggcacgccaaatttcttcccccctacaaacccccccccccatttacttcctgttattcatttccgcatatgtccagcagtcaaatgtgcattcagtcaggaatatcctcaagttaatgtGTCTGATTAATACAGACATTTTGTTAatgctatattataaaaaataaaataaaaaaaacaatttacaaacACAAGCTATGGAATGACGTGACTGGAAGTAAATGggtgggggggtttgtaggggggaagaaatttggcgtgacagcgcctattttcagctgctgggaatattgtaaacaagaaaagaaccagagcatgtagacatgctaacctttcttcattacaactgttagtcactcactggaatgagtagaattggttattgtgtactgtgttggactggatgtttattttgcacattttaaaagcaatacttaatgtttacagtgctccagaatatttagattggcacttttttgtgctggatgtttatctttaattttgcacattttaaagcaaaataagcaatacttttacttttgttgaaatgtttacactgttgttacagaatatttcgttttgcacttttttgtattggatgtttatctttatttttgcacattttaaagcaaaataagcaatacttttacttttgaaatgcttatactattgcagaatattaagatttgcactggatgtttacttttatatttgcacattaaaaagcaaacaagctacttttaattttgttaaatgtcaaaagttttaaatgtttacattgttacagaatatttagtcatgttgttgtcaatgttgactgagtggccattttgaaaaaactggcctacatttattttttcatcttcattttaaatgaaaaaataatcggtaaaaggattaatcggaaaaaattatctatagattaatcgaaaaaataatctatagattaatcgatagaaaaataatcgttagctgcagccttacattgagagaataatagtagAAATATTAAGGATTTAGATagaaaataacacaataaaatacaaaagcagtgaagttgtcacgttgtgtaaatggtaaataaaaagagaataaaacaaatccttctcaacttatattcaattgaatagactgcaaagacaacatatttcatattcacactgagaaacttaatttatatagactataaaaatgggagccattacctccctgcttggcactcagcatcaagggttggaattgggggttaaatcaccaaaaatgattcccgggcgcggccaccgctgctgctcactgctcccctcacctcccagggggtgaacaaggggatgggtcaaatgcagaggacacatttcaccacacctagtgtgtgtgtgtgtgtgacaatcattgctacttgaacTTAACTTGACACCCGTGTTAGCCCCTCCGTGTTAGCCCCTCCGTGTTAGCCCCTCCGTGTTAGCACCTGGGAGTCTGGCTATATGATCTTAAGATGATAAATACTTATTTTTGCAATATTTGTAATATGTGGGGTGAAAGTCAGCTTGGGGTCCAAAATCAAGTCCAGACTTTTTTATTCTCTGTGTGGGTTTATAATCTTGTCATTTTGGTGAAAGTTCCTCCCTCTGGCCTTCGGGGCCTATAAGTAAAACCTCTGTTTTGTCCTGGTTGAGCGGCAGGAAGTGCACCGCCATCCACGACTTGAAGTTGAAAAAGGTATTTATGTCATCAGGAGACACTGCATATCATCAGCGTAACTGATGAGGCGTCTCCTAATGCCTCCGGGCTTTCcttctgtttaaagctttgaacaggATGTACAAGTCCTGTACCGTCTTCTGATCCTTCATAACGTTTCTACTCTTGTTGACTCttcattcatcacgccaagcaacTTGGtaggtttcaatcaatcaatccttttATTGTCATAAGTGTATACAACATAACTAAATCAATTCATACTTCCTAAACCGTCCcaggtgtgatgtctgtagggaaGACGTTCCTAGACAGGAGGACTtcaattatgaccattgtatgatcctgtaactcaggggtgtccaaactttttccactgaggaaaaacttaaaggcctactgaaagccactactagcgaccacgcagtctgatagtttatatatcaatgatgacatcttaacattgcaacacatgccaatacggccgggttaacttataaagtgacattttacatttcccgccacacttctgcttgaaaacgtctcggtatgatgacgtatgcgcgtgacgtcaatggttgaaacggaagtattgggacacattgtatccaatacgaaatagctcagttttcatgtcattattccacgtgattgtggacatctgtgttggtgaagctgttgcaatttgttcattgcattgtggagaaagaagctgagcaagcaaagaagaaagttgtcggtgcgaaggggatattttgcgagggaagtcagcaacacaacaaagccggtgtttctttgtttacattcccaaaagatgcagtcaagatggaagaactcggacaacagagactctaaccaggaggactttgacttggatacacagacgcgatactgtGAGTAcatagctgcgcttccaaacatttgatcgcttgctataactagctcgagctagtagctagtagctaggagctagcataacaaacacctaggtgtttgttatgcgggattaatttgtggcatattaaatataagcctggttgtgttgtggctaatagagtatatatatgtcttgtgtttatttactgttgtagtcattcccagctgaatatcaggtcactctcacagcatcttccctatctgaatagcttcaactccccactagtccttcacttgcactttactcatccacaaatctttcatcctcgctcaaattaatggggaaattgtcgctttctcggtccgaatctctctcacttcatgcggccatcattgtaaacaatagggaacttttaGTCTGGTGGCTTAGTGACATTACCGTTACGGAGCGGATAAAAGCGCCAAATTTTTTATGGGCCTTCTTTATGACCTACTGAAGGATTTTAGAAGGGTACTcaaacttaaatattgaaaatacctTTATAGTGCACATAAGTTATTTTGATCAATAACTGCAAAAAACGCCTATACTAAAAAAGGACTAATTCTTGTCATGTGTCCTCCTGCTGCTAGTTTTTACATCATACTTGCACAGGGTGTCTACAGGTAGTGTCTTCACATCCCAGAACAGCCAGAATGCCAATATTTGATTCCATTATGAACCATTTGGCTTTCAAATAAGGCCTCATTATGGACAGAAATAGCAAAAAGTATCATTTTCAGATGATGATTCAAGACCCAGCACATGAAGTATTATCCATAAAACCTTTAATGCAATTATAATGTTAGAACTCTGATTGaggccaaaaataaattaaaggggCAAGTCAGCTGGTGCACATGATCAGCATGGGGGCTGAGGACCAATGGCCTGGATGACTCTTCTTACTACACTATGAAGTAATCTGCACGTGAAACAGGCAAGAAAACAATTGTTGTCACAATTTAAACAAATTGACATGCATCATaatgtggaaacttggtgtattgGTGTGCATAACTGTACCTGGTGTCTATTTGCAGCAGTTGCATTTGCAAAGTGGAGAACAGTCAATATTAGCATTGCTGCATTTACAGCTGGAACAGTCACCTTTACATGAGCATTTTATCAGCTCTCTGCAGGCAATGGAGACCTCGGGAATGGTTATCCAAACTGGAACCCATGACCCTGTTTCGTCCTTGGTCCATCCAAAGTCCTTTGGAGAAGGAATCACTTGCTGTGTGTCTGTGCTGGTTGCCCAGATTCCTGCCTGAAACACAGCCCGTTTTACATGCTGGAGTAGGGCATCCTGCGTGGGAGGTAATCTCTCCATCGGCCGACTGTCTTGACAGAAGAGTTCCTTCCTTGTTTGACTGATGGAGTTCAAAGGACTGGATCTGTTGTACAGGATCACAGTCAGCCTCTCAAGTGTCTGGAAATGCTCAGAGTCAACTTTTAGTTCCTGGAATGGATGCTTTGCCAGATACATAAATGTTTCTGTAGCAGCATCATAGGCTTGCCAGGCCCTCCAAGCTGACTTCTTGCCTTTTCCGTTAAATGCAGATGTTGTGTCACAACCTGAATATGCGTGGAACATAAGCAGACCTTGTGATTTGGGTTCCCCCAGGCTTTTGCAGATGTGGTTTATGTGGTAATATCTGAACCTTTTTCCCATGCCAAAAGCCACCCAGATGTCAGTCAATGGTTGAAGCACCACCAAATCATAAAATAAACCAGCAAGGATCACGATGACATCAGTGTCCACAGTTCGCACAAGAACTGTCTTTGCTCCCTCCTTCAATGCGCATTGTAGATGGACCACTATCCTTGTGTCTGCCTCCTCATGGTTGCAACAGTCCATCATGCTAGTGGAACCAAAAGCTTGTCCTGACACCGCTTGCCCCGATGTGACATACACAGCTTTGGTTGGTGGCCAGCTGAACTCTTGGATCTTGGATGTCAAGAAATCAAACAACTCCTTCTTGTTGATTGGGTCGCGAAGAAAGTCCATCCAGTTGCCTGGCAACTTTGTCGGGCCTGACACTTTCCTGCGAACACCACGTCCTCTTTTTTCTCGGGTGGACTCCTTCAAGCTGTCAGGGATGTACGTGTCCCATACAACATCCAATCGTTTTGCATCCTGCAGCTGCTTCTGCAGGTAGGGGATGAAAACCTCATTTGCATAAGCATCAAACGTGCTCACTCTAATAGTGGGCAGGCAGTGGACAATTACTGCCCCATCTAGGACTTTGAAGTCATAGGTTGAGGGTGGCTCTGATTGTGCTGGCTGCTCAAGACATTGTAGCAGGTCTGATTTGGTGCCTGTCAGATGAAGTTTTCCAAAGTCTGAGAGAGATGGAGGGAAGGACTGCACCTCATGTGTAAAGAATTCATCCAAATTACTCTCACGGCTCTGCATAGCTACATATAGCTGGCCAAAGAGTGCCACGTTGTTCTGAAGCACTTTAATCTTTTTCCCATCTTTAGACATTGTCTTGCGTCTAGGTTGCCTGAAGACTGCCAAGGAATTCCTTTTAATCGGATCATGGATAGATTGTGTGCGTTCATCAAGCACCTTCTTGACAAACTCCTGATATTGTCTCTTCCCTGTGTCCTCCAGGATGAGC includes the following:
- the LOC133655350 gene encoding uncharacterized protein LOC133655350 codes for the protein MLILEDTGKRQYQEFVKKVLDERTQSIHDPIKRNSLAVFRQPRRKTMSKDGKKIKVLQNNVALFGQLYVAMQSRESNLDEFFTHEVQSFPPSLSDFGKLHLTGTKSDLLQCLEQPAQSEPPSTYDFKVLDGAVIVHCLPTIRVSTFDAYANEVFIPYLQKQLQDAKRLDVVWDTYIPDSLKESTREKRGRGVRRKVSGPTKLPGNWMDFLRDPINKKELFDFLTSKIQEFSWPPTKAVYVTSGQAVSGQAFGSTSMMDCCNHEEADTRIVVHLQCALKEGAKTVLVRTVDTDVIVILAGLFYDLVVLQPLTDIWVAFGMGKRFRYYHINHICKSLGEPKSQGLLMFHAYSGCDTTSAFNGKGKKSAWRAWQAYDAATETFMYLAKHPFQELKVDSEHFQTLERLTVILYNRSSPLNSISQTRKELFCQDSRPMERLPPTQDALLQHVKRAVFQAGIWATSTDTQQVIPSPKDFGWTKDETGSWVPVWITIPEVSIACRELIKCSCKGDCSSCKCSNANIDCSPLCKCNCCK